The stretch of DNA tctatctatctatctatctatctatctatctatctatctatctatctatctatctatctatctatctatctatctatatctatctatctatctatctatctatctatctatctatctatctatctatctatctatctatctatctatctatctatctatcatctatctatctatctatctatctatctatctatctatctatctatctatcatctatctatctatctatctatctatctatctatctatctgtctatcatctatctatctatctatctatctatctatctatctatctatctatctatctatctatctatctatctatctatctatcatctatctatctatctatctatctatctatctatctatctatctatctatctatctatctatctatctatctatctatctagctatctgtctgtctgtcagtctatctatctatctatctatctatctatctatctatctatctatctatctatctatctatctatctatctatctatctatccatctatccatctatccatctatccatctgtctttctgtctgtctgtctatctatctatcatctctctatctctctatctatctatctatctatctatctatctatctatctatctatctatctatctatctatctatctatctatctatctatctatctatcatctatctatctatctatctatctatctatctatctatctatctatctatctatctatctatcatctatctatctgtccttctatctgtctgtctgtctgtctgtctatctatctgtctatctatctatctatctatctatctatctatctatctatctatctatctatctatctatctatcgtctatctatctatcaatctatccatctatctgtaacccagaagctagaaccttaatgaggtattaactaattggcttactaatatgatccatcctcaatttagataaaatataaaatataaattaaggaaattaacaatactaattaatagatatctaattaactaatagataatttcataatgaattattggaagggtgaataactaaaataacgagtttaatattaaacatcggttaaaacaagaatcttgaacatcactaacagaaacagaagaggaaagctgtatactattggtccaggtgggaatctgaaatttcattggctgagagaaataagtcccgcctccgcgaaataaaaccgtgcgacgcagctgagcgagaggagagacaaacggctgtgcagcacgcagatacagaaagcaaagactgagcggttagagagagagagagagagaaaaaaaaacaacggtcgaggccgtgaagaaccctaatttgggtgccgcatagatagagggagaggcggacttgactccttctaataagagctaggaacttggaaccaacgcggtgagtaaagaaaaaagaagagaaaaggctaacgatgcaacttaaaaaaaaaaaggaaacttaaatagcttatcaaattaattccattcttatagatttgtgtggagacgacagagtgaaccaatcctctgtaggagggaaccgttggagcgcgttggtgagtgaatgagattaaattcagtaaattattaaattcaaaaagctaattacagcaaccgaggtgacagcagtgggctgctagacgttagatcccaggagttaacatctcaaactaccagttaacggtggtagggcatataggagttaacggctcaaaccgccagttaacggcggtagggcatatgggattcccaggagttaacggctcaaaccgccagttaatggtggtacggcctagatgtacaaggtcctcaggggcgttatagctaacgccatagaattagcaatgcgtcccttaaccaaacatttaataataaaaaaaatagataaataacaataaataaaagctaactgattagggaggaattattttacaaaggtggaccaaaggaccagaatttatattttgtttaattttgttatagaaaattttatttatttatttatttatttatttgtttatttatttattgtgttacagatatacaaggtgtcacaatgctgtatagaaacacaactaaatgtatccttgttgtcatgaatgtatttcttgttgaatagtgtagagtaatagaatctaactgagcctattgagctgaacaattgttgtcatatgtaattatatttccagagctactgagaattattttaatagacaatcaaattgatgttatgttagttgaactgtgaacccaaacatgattggctatgccaatagagtgaagcatttgtttaagtctgtaagactttatgctgtgatgtgacgagaagggtcgatgccaactcgctaacagtcctgttgtttacaggctgggtttttttttccttgggtttgatcccgactcctatgatcactcacttggaacgagaactggatttcttcctgacgagggagatggcgagccttaaccactgaacgaaccaggacatctaaagtaactgaagagcagactgctctcttctgtgaacaatctcaacggtgcggtaggaaaaaatcgcaccaccggactctgactttcaccccaagcgtggggatttgacttgacgccggctgacttgtgactcatatgatcaaatctcataccgagcattttactattgtcgattgttttcatctgtttttgtgtgttatctttatgtgttatatttcccattattattaaaatttagtatataaaccgtttcatgctatacccgtgactccagtcattcttaaacaacctccaattctccctgaacctaattattggcccatttgtttattttttcttttaattatcttattgtatcctgtaatccggttacataaaacttggcgagccagccaggagaattgtagagttgttaccttagctaaccattgactgacatcataagagtgcctggaggtcacagtggtttgccattttggcattattggtacttttgagtgttttaaaatggaagttgtgaaaacagaaaaggtcaaagtttcaaatgctgttttaatcagtgggttaactgatacagaccttgataacgaagtctttgggtttatggaaggattcggaccagttaacaggcgcattaagttaccaaactgtgatcagattattgtggagtttcaacatgaagccactgttaaggaattaaagaaacaatgtttaccctatgacaaaccttgtactaggaacccagatgttttctttcatattcaagacctagccagcgcgtacagtctagaaactagcacatctgccactgatgcctatctgtcagagctcagggacatagctgcgcgtagcaatcaatcatttaaagaccttctaatggaggaactggcaaaaattggggaatctttaggaagggatacccatgcatctgaaccagtcactgaaccagagccaatgctccatagtgaccaagttacatattccctgcctttaacaccagaagttaactatatgaacaactcaaaggacaattgtccacctacagagactggaaaacaaaacccttgcattccaccaaatcttttaaacacacctgaggttcagcgagttattgtggaacacattgttaaaagcagtgaggttatccctccgcctacttcacaatacagactaaaaccgttctcagggcgagttccacacccttcttttgaaactgactatgatacttggcgtagtagtgtagtgttatgcataaatgatccttcactcaccaagtcccaaattgtacgaagaatcgtggagagtctgtcagccccagcagcgagcatcgttaaagctcttagtccaaaatccgacccggaaacgtaccttgaacatctcgattcagcttacgcagctgtcgaagacggcgacgagctctttgctcgcttcttaaacacaaaccaggacagtggtgaaaaaccttccgattactttcagaggttatacaccttgttaaacctagttattcagaggaatggaatttcctccagtgacgccgaccagcagctgctcaagcagttttgcagaggctgttgggacagctcgctgatttcaaacctgcaactcgaacaaaagaaagacaacccgcctcattttacagcacttctcctcaaactgcgcactgaagaagacaaacaggctactaaagcagcacgcatgaaacaacacttaggggcacaacgaactagagtgtattcaaatgtgcaaacaacatgctctcagagtaaaaacacttgtgaactggaaatagatgataactgtgatgacttacgcaaacaaatcgctgagctcaggagccaaattgcacagcttaaggttaacaacacagataaaaaggcaaagaaaactcaaaaagagtcaaaaccccgtgtggggactaaaattccagatgagcccaaacagattcagcagataacagcagtggtgcccagaccaaagcctggatactgttttaagtgcggagaagatgggcacatagcttctagctgtagcaacgagccaaatccagcactagttgcaactaaaagacttgctcttagacagaagcagcgcgagtgggagatgtcaaagccaattgctcagtctcctcctttaaaccggtagaagctcctatcgtgggacagataggtgctaaagtagaaccaagtccctctaaggaaaggacagagagacttttttgcaagccagttcatgctcattcagtgccaaaacttcccaaaagattagtgggtgggcgatgcacagctacagtctcagttaacagtgttgaatgtaattgtttactggattcagggtcccaggtaaccaccattgccaattctttttaccaagaacacttacctgacctctcaattaaacccatcagtaatctgttagaagtcgagggcgcaaacggtcaagcagttccttatttaggatacatagagataagtgtcacatttccaaaagagctcgatcagtctggacttgagttacctacccttgcgttagtggttccggatataagctcaaactctgatacaccactactcattggcacaaacacactcgatcctttgtatgagcaattgtctgccaataacttacctgattccaaggcactctcttatgggtaccaacacgtgctaaaagccttagcagtcagaaaaaaacaaagcaaagatggacgagttggtgtggtgaagcttcgagggagaacccaagaagttctccctgcaaataaaaaactgttactagaagggtttatgcaacccagccaaaacaagcatgagccttatgcactcattgaacaacccaccaatggttctctgccagggggtataattgtagactgttgcctcatttccttaccttcacatggtccatacaaagtacctgttgtactaagaaacgaaactaaccatgacatcacattacccactaactgtgtgatcgctgagttagttaaagccgatcgtgttatgccatatccagaacctgacaaaagtgatcagaaagtacttgcggcgtgtagttcgcagcaacagacttcaccttcaaaccctcctctcagttttgacttcggtacttcgcccttgtccgaagaatggaaagggaggatcaccaacaaacttaacacttactccgatgtgttttcgcaccacgatcttgattttggtcatacacaacagataagacatcacatcaacttaaaagacgagaccccattcaaacagaaatctcggccgacccatccacatgattatgaagccgtgagaaaacatttggaagccctcttggaaaccggtataataagagagtcggagtctccatttgcctcaccaatagtggtagttcggaaaaagaatggtgaggtacgtctatgtatagactatagaaagcttaatctgcaaaccattcgcgacgcatatgccctgcctaacttggaggagtccttttctgctctcgctggatcacagtggttttctgtgatggacctcaagtcaggttactatcaaatagagatgtgtgaaaaggataaacctaaaactgcttttgtttgcccgtttgggttttatgaatttaaccgtatgccacaaggaataacaaatgctccaagcactttccaacgggttatggaaaagtgtatgaaggacattaatctgaaggaagtgttagttttcctagacgacttgatcgtcttttccaactccttggaagaacacgaaaccagactttctcacgttcttgaacggcttagagaatacggactcaagctatcaccagataagtgtcgttttttccagacatctgtgcgttatcttggacatatagtatctcgagatggcataaaaaccgatccagataaggtggaagcactcaaaacatggccgaagcctcagactttgaaggaactccaatctttcttaggatttaccggttattaccgacgcttcgttaaagattactcaaatattgtcaagccactaacatctctcacggctggttatccacccaaacggaaaaactttaaaacgccaccatgtagatcaaagtacttgaaccccaaagaaccctttgggaatcgttggagccaagactgtgagaagtcctttcaaactattattgaaaaacttaccacttcgccagttcttggctacgctgacgcaaaactcccatatctagtacacacagatgctagtacgaccggactcggtgcagcgctataccaagtgcaaaacggtgtcacacaggtaatcgcttatgcaagtcgcggtttaagctctagtgaaactaggtaccctgcgcacaagttggagtttctagccttaaagtgggccataacagataagtttcatgactatttgtatgggaacacattcactgtcattactgataataatccgttaacttacctcttaacaacggcaaaactcgatgcaacgagctatcgttggctagctgcgttgtccacctataattttgacatcagataccgtgcaggtacacagaacgttgacgcggatggcctgtctaggaggctgcatgataaacctgaagacaactcaaaattcactgaggaatgccaacgactagatgagttccgatctcatcttttatcctctgtcaaagaagtcgagcttcaacttcaagccgaagcagtgaaggcaacatgccaaaagcacatggtcttggatgagactgattctccttgtggtttagttcagtcacttgccatgtctgcagcggccattccagacctattccagttggaagacaatagtgacagtttctttgctgtgcccaagtataaccatgctgaccttgtctccttgcagaggaaagatccaaccattggccgagtcattcagctgcttatgactgacaataaaccgccaactgatactattgcagaacccccggtggttcttaaccttttgagagagtggaaacggtttgagtttcaaaatgatttactgtaccggagacgccaattaggaccagagacatcattgcagttagtcttgcctgattcattacgttcaacagtcatgcaaagcctacatgatgatatggggcatcttggggttgaacgtacgacagatctcattcggtcccgtttttactggccaagaatggctagtgatatcgaaatcaaagttaaaacttgcgaaagatgtatccgtcggaaggccctccctgacaaagctgctccaatggtgagtattaccaccaccagacctatggagttagtttgcatggattttctctccatagaaccagacagtaagaacactaaagatgtcttagtgattacagaccattttacaaagtatgcagtgtccatcccaaccaaagatcagaaagccaccaccgtcgcgaagaacctgtgggaacattttttagtccactacgggtttcctgagcgtcttcatagtgatcagggacgggatttcgaatcacgtacaatcaaggaactttgttctttacttggtatccgtaaagtcagaacgagcccttatcaccctcgtggcaaccccgttgaactgtacaatcgtacattactcagcatgttgggaactttacaagccactgagaaacatcactggcgcgattttgtaaaaccacttactcactcgtacaattgtacaaaaaatgacgtgacgggatactctccctacgagctaatgttcggtaggcagcctcggttgcctatagatattgcctttgggttaccgcatttgaacaagccctctataactcattctcagtatgttaaagaactgaagagtcatctggaacagagttatgacattgtcataaaaaactctcaaaaaacagcgaggaagaacaaagaacggttcgacagaaacattcgtgagtccacactaggtgtgggagatcgtgttttagtccgaaatcttcgcttaagagaaaagcataaattagcagacaaatgggagcaaacagtgtatatagttctcaaacagatggaaaacttgccagtatacactgtaaaaccagagaacggagaaggacccaacagaacactccacagagatcttttactgccttgtggttttctctcttcattagaaaatgaaacagaatgcgttacgaaacctagcagacctcatacaagacagagttcagccttagaacctgacccagatgagccacttgacgaagaggtagatgagttttattactctgatcttccacaagtgctaaaccgaccatcctatcaaatagcggtcaccttgccaaatagggaactcatagcagattcaggaccggtaaataatattcaacaacaaaacacactatccttacacacaggggatcgcaaggaaccaaccttagctggtaatgaaaatgctgaattgtccttacttgacaaaggcatcaacaccgaaacattcttacctgacagaatgagtgaaactgcgacattcttacctgaaagagtgaaagaagcagcaacatacttacctgaaaaaacgaaaaaaaacgaagtatacttacttgacgtagaaacgggggatgaaactaacacaaacctacctcaattggatggtgtcctaaagtcgcagcaacgtgatgtaagttttgaacccatcatacacgatcagacacatacatctgaaaagaccaaagtcttagagaatagctcatcagctctgtcggaaacagagagctcacttcgtcctgtctcagttgagaatcaaaccgaaacggatgagcatgatactgtgcaaccagagatgtatgtcaggagatctgaacgaagtagtcagcctactcaaagactaacttactctcaattgggcaatccactagtgaccgtagttaggtcccttttccaaggacttaataaagcttttattgactctcttactcaagaagttgtgtaccccgtagaaacaatgcacagggacgtgcatgatatttaatgggggaggatgggggctcgtgtaacccagaagctagaaccttaatgaggtattaactaattggcttactaatatgatccatcctcaatttagataaaatataaaatataaattaaggaaattaacaatactaattaatagatatctaattaactaatagataatttcataatgaattattggaagggtgaataactaaaataacgagtttaatattaaacatcggttaaaacaagaatcttgaacatcactaacagaaacagaagaggaaagctgtatactattggtccaggtgggaatctgaaatttcattggctgagagaaataagtcccgcctccgcgaaataaaaccgtgcgacgcagctgagcgagaggagagacaaacggctgtgcagcacgcagatacagaaagcaaagactgagcggttagagagagagagagagagaaaaaaaaacaacggtcgaggccgtgaagaaccctgatttgggtgccgcatagatagagggagaggcggacttgactccttctaataagagctaggaacttggaaccaacgcggtgagtaaagaaaaaagaagagaaaaagctaacgatgcaacttaaaaaaaaaggaaacttaaatagcttatcaaattaattccattcttatagatttgtgtggagacgacagagtgaaccaatcctctgtaggagggaaccgttggagcgcgttggtgagtgaatgagattaaattcagtaaattattaaattcaaaaagctaattacagcaaccgaggtgacagcagtgggctgctagacgttagatcccaggagttaacatctcaaactaccagttaacggtggtagggcatataggagttaacggctcaaaccgccagttaacggcggtagggcatatgggattcccaggagttaacggctcaaaccgccagttaatggtggtacggcctagatgtacaaggtcctcaggggcgttatagctaacgccatagaattagcaatgcgtcccttaaccaaacatttaataataataaaaatagataaataacaataaataaaagctaactgattagggaggaattattttacaaaggtggaccaaaggaccagaatttatattttgttgaattttgttatagaaaattttatttatttatttatttgtttgtttgtttatttatttatttatttattgtgttacagatatacaaggtgtcacaatgctgtatagaaacacaactaaatgtatccttgttgtcatgaatgtatttcttgttgaatagtgtagagtaatagaatctaactgagcctattgagctgaacaattgttgtcatatgtaattatatttccagagctactgagaattattttaatagacaatcaaattgatgttatgttagttgaactgtgaacccaaacatgattggctatgccaatagagtgaagcatttgtttaagtctgtaagactctatgctgtgatgtgacgagaagggtcgatgccaacttgctaacagtcctgttgtttacaggctgggttttttttttccttgggtttgatcccgactcctatgatcactcacttggaacgagaactggatttcttcctgacgagggagatggcgagccttaaccactgaacgaaccaggacatctcaagtaactgaagagcagactgctctcttctgtgaacaatctcaacggtgcggtaggaaaaaatcgcaccaccggactctgactttcaccccaagcgtggggatttgacttgacgccggctgacttgtgactcatatgatcaaatctcataccgagcattttactattgtcgattgttcatctgtttttgtgtgttatctttatgtgttatatttcccattattattaaaatttagtatataaaccgtttcatgctataccca from Nothobranchius furzeri strain GRZ-AD chromosome 5, NfurGRZ-RIMD1, whole genome shotgun sequence encodes:
- the LOC139070084 gene encoding zinc finger CCHC domain-containing protein 12-like, coding for MEVVKTEKVKVSNAVLISGLTDTDLDNEVFGFMEGFGPVNRRIKLPNCDQIIVEFQHEATVKELKKQCLPYDKPCTRNPDVFFHIQDLASAYSLETSTSATDAYLSELRDIAARSNQSFKDLLMEELAKIGESLGRDTHASEPVTEPEPMLHSDQVTYSLPLTPEVNYMNNSKDNCPPTETGKQNPCIPPNLLNTPEVQRVIVEHIVKSSEVIPPPTSQYRLKPFSGRVPHPSFETDYDTWRSSVVLCINDPSLTKSQIVRRIVESLSAPAASIVKALSPKSDPETYLEHLDSAYAAVEDGDELFARFLNTNQDSGEKPSDYFQRLYTLLNLVIQRNGISSSDADQQLLKQFCRGCWDSSLISNLQLEQKKDNPPHFTALLLKLRTEEDKQATKAARMKQHLGAQRTRVYSNVQTTCSQSKNTCELEIDDNCDDLRKQIAELRSQIAQLKVNNTDKKAKKTQKESKPRVGTKIPDEPKQIQQITAVVPRPKPGYCFKCGEDGHIASSCSNEPNPALVATKRLALRQKQREWEMSKPIAQSPPLNR